TGTCGGCCAACATCTGCATCTGCTCTTTAAATGCGGCCACCGGGATAATATAATCCTTGGCGCTTTGCGAATCACCACCCCGCCAGTCGCGAATCTGATGGTAACAGAGCACAGGCACCTGCGGCCGCGCCAGAATAGCGGCTGCATTAGCAATTTTATCGGCCGGAATACTGGACGGATCGGGGGCTGGCGCAGTCGCTTCGGCCTTCACGTCCGATGGCTTATCGGCGACAGTCGCGTTGGTGGTATCGGTAGTCGCTTCGCTGGAAGCCTTGCCCTTGGATTGACATCCCGTTAAACTGTGAGTAAATAAGACAGACAGGCAGATGGCCGCTGCAAGCGATAGATTTTGACGAATGAACATAGTACGTAAATATGCCCTAAAATAGAAAAAAGTATTTGGGAGACGGAATTAAAGTTAGGGACTAACCGAATTTTATTAGCTGCTTCCGCAAAATTCGTACCTCAAACCAAAAGCCTATACTGCAAATCAGCCAGATACCTTATTAAGCCTATACATTTGTCTGCCATATTCGCAATGTTAAAACATCGGACTGGCTACGTTTGTATCGCTGGAGCTTAGTTTTTTACTGTCGGCCAGAACGGTCATGTGATTTACTCGTTGATACCTTATGAGATTTTTGCTTTATATGTTATCGCTGACCCTCGTTTGGGGATGCTCAACAAAGGAAAAAACCAGTCAGGTAGCTGTGACCGACCAGAACCAAACCAAGGCCGACACAACCGCTACGCAGCCAGCCAATACTACCCATACCGCAGTGAACAAGCCGGACAGCCGGGTTGGAACTAGTACGTGGCAGTATTCAAAGCGTGTTGATAACGAAGGTCGTACGGTCTACAAAGCCTCGATCACATCGCCCAGGCTACTCGAATTCGACTTCCCGTATACTGGCGGGTCTGTTGCCACGCTGACCATTCGGAAACGGGATACCGATACGCATGTATATATCCAGGTGTCGAAAGGGCAGTTTAACCGAAGCTTTCAGGAAGGGAAGGCACGCGTTCGGTTTGATGGCAGTGCACCAGTCACCTATACGTTTTCGGCCGCTGAGAATGGCAGTGCCAATGTTATTTTCTTCGATGCCGAAAAAGTCTTGATTAAACGGCTAAAAACGGCCCGTATCATGCTCGTCGATGTCGATTTTGCCGGGCAGGGGACCAGACAGATCGAATTTCGAACAGCCGGATTAAAGTGGTTGCCATAAGATCGGAACCTGGCCCCTAAAAGATAGCTACCCTGAATGCGTTGAATAAACCAACTGGCTAACGAGCCGTTTCGAAGCGACTAACCACAGCTAGCGGAAAGCCTCACCAGAAGGATACAATGGAGGTTTAACTCACTTTTAATAACCGCCTTGACCAGTCGATGAGTTATTGATATGGTTAGTAAACACCCTGAATCAAAACTCAACGACTATGAAACGGTTCTTTTTCCTTGCTGCGTTTGCGCTGGTAGCCAGCCTGACGCAGGCCCAAACAGTTACTGTCAACACCGAAATGCGGCCTAATACCGACTTCAGCCGCTATAAATCCTATGCCTGGGCCTCGCAGGTCGATAACAAACTTGACCCCGGCCTGTATTTCCTGAACGACCTTGTCCTGAAAAAACAGATTCGGGATGCCGTTGGCTTTGCAATGGATGGACGCGGCTACAAGTTTATGCGGCAGAACCCCGACCTACTGGTGAATTTCCGGGTGTTCGACAAGCCCACTACCATTAAAGGCTACACCAACCAGGGTTCCGACTATTTCTCTGCCAGTGAGGTACAAAGCCTGGGCGATGAGCAGGATATTCAGGTTCAGCCCGGTACAATTTTAGTTAATCTGGTCGACAATAAAACGGATCAGGTAATCTGGTCGGGGTTGGCTTCAGGCCTGACAACCAGCAACGGCTTTGATCGGCAACAGGGCAAAATTCGCGAAGCTGTCAACTTGATTTTCAATCGATTCAACTACCGCGCCGACAGTTATTAAACCCGTTATCGACAAAAAAAGCGCGTCATTCGGGAGAGTGACGCGCTTTTTTGTTTAGTCAAGTCTTTAATCCCATCACTGCCTTTTCGCCTTTCTGCTTTTTCTACAACATCCTTTTTTGAGGCATTAGCACAATAGTTGTATAAACTAAGATCATGGCTTACGTTTAACTTATTACCCTGCAAATTTAAAGTAATAGTTTAAATTTGCAGGGTATGTTTACGCGACTTATAGCTAAAGAATTTGTTGAACTGGTTGACGATCGACCAGCCGTAGCACTCGTTGGGCCCCGACAGGTCGGAAAAACTACCTGGCAAAAATGCTGGCGGCTCAGTTCGACCGCCAAACGGTCTATTTAGACTTAGAATCGCTGGAGGATTTTAATCGGCTCCGCGATCCTGAGTTATATTTAACAGATCGACAGGACGCCTTGGTGATTATTGACGAAGTCCAGCGAATGCCACAGCTTTTTCCTGTACTTCGTTCGCTTATTGATCGACATCGGGTGCCCGGTCGGTTTGTGCTTTTAGGCTCCGCATCGCCCCAATTGCTTCAGCAAAGTTCGGAGTCACTGGCAGGACGAATCGCCTATCTGGAGCTTCAACCGCTTACCTCGCCGGAGGTGCAGGATAAGCTATCGTATCAGCAACACTGGCTACGCGGAGGGTATCCCGACATGCTACAGGCTCCCACCGACCGTTCGGCCAATCGGCGCATGAACGATTTTATTCAAACCTATGTAGAACGCGACCTTCCCGGATTAGGGCTGGGAGCTTCACCAACGCGGGTTCGTACGTTGTTGTCGATGCTGGTCAGTGTTCATGCCAATCAAGTAAACAACTCCGAATTAGCCCGTTCACTGGGCCTTAGCGTCCCCACCGTTCAGCATTATCTCGACTTTCTGGAACAGGCTTTTCTGATTCGGCGATTGCCCCCTTATTTCGTCAATATCGGCAAACGGTTGGTTAAAGCCCCGAAGCTGTACATACGGGATAGTGGCATGTTTCATGCACTGGCTGCTATTCAAACGACCGAAGCGCTTAGTGGAAGTCTGCATTTGGGCAGTTCATGGGAGGGCTATATTGTGCAACAGGTAATTGCCAATTTGGCTCACGACACACAAACTTATTACTACCGCACGGCAGAAGGGGCTGAACTGGATTTAGTACTGGTACGTGCTGGGCAACCGATCGTGGGGATTGAAATAAAATACACCAATGCCCCTGTATTAAGTCGCGGAAATTATAATGCCAGCCGTGATTTGGGAGGAATCCCAGTATTGGTAGTTACCCCTTCAGCTCAGGATTTTCGACTGGATGAGCACGTCCAGGTTTGCAGTTTAGCAACCCTCTGGCAGCATCTGGCTCCGTACGAAGTGCTGGGGAGTTTTATAACTGACTGACTAAGAATGTATGCCAATAACACATCAGCAACAACTCAATAGGATCGCAGAGAATATATGCCTGATCTAACCAAGCCTATAGCAACCTATCGCTGACAACGTTATTTTTACTGTATGATCTACCTCGACAACAATGCGACAACCCGGCTCGACCCACAGGTGCTGGATGCGATGATGCCGTTCCTGACGGACAACTTCGCCAATGCGGCTAGTACGCACCCATTTGGCCTCTCGGCACACGAAGCGGTTAAAACGGCGCGTCAGCAGGTAGCTGATTTGCTGGGTTGCGAAACGCATGAACTGGTCTTTACATCGGGCGCTACAGAAGCCATCAATCTGGCGATCAAAGGCGTGGCTGAAAACTACCTGAATCGTGGCAGACACATCGTAACGGTGCAAACGGAACATAAAGCCGTGCTGGATGTATGCGTCTATCTGGAAAAACACGGCCGGTCCGGTGATCCAGTTGAGGTGACATACTTACCCGTTCAACCTGACGGCTTATTGGATTTGGATGTAGTAAAAGCGGCTATTCGACCCGATACAATACTAGTGTCGGTGATGCTGGTTAACAATGAAACGGGCGTTATTCAGCCCATTAAGGAGATCGCTCAGCTAGCCCACGAAGTCGGTGCCTTATTCATGACTGATGCCACGCAGGCCGTTGGCAAATTACCGATTGACGTCGATGCGCTTGGTATTGATCTGCTGGCTTTTTCCGCCCATAAATTTTATGGACCCAAAGGTGTTGGTGGCTTGTTTATTCGCCAGCGCCGTCCAAACAAAGTAAAACTGGAAGCTCTTTTGCACGGTGGTGGACACGAACGCGGTTTACGCAGTGGCACGCTGAACGTTCCAGGCATTGTAGGCATGGGAGCGGCTGCGTCACGCGACCCTTCGCGTCTCCCATGCGTCAGCCAAAACCGTCCGGTCATGAGACGCAAAGGCTTGCGTCTCTACGGGATCGACTCGAAAAGGCTTTATTGACAATTCCCGGCACCCGCGTAAATGGCAATCAGACACACAGGCTGTATAACGTCACCAATATCTATTTCGAAAACTGCGATTCCGATGCGCTGATTATGGGACTGGAAGGCATGGCCGTTTCGAACGGGTCGGCTTGTACGGCTGCTTCAATCGACCCATCTCATGTGCTGCTGGCCATGGGTCTGGACGAAACCGAAGCGTTTTCCTGCCTGCGATTTAGCCTTGGACGATTTACCACTGATGCCGAAATAACGGCGGCAATTAATGGAGTAAAGGGCGTTGTAGACGAGTTGCGAGCGTTGGTATAATTTGATAATACCACTTAATTTTACACGAGAAAGCTATGGCACTATCTGATAAAGCAGTCGATTATTTAGAACAGCAGATTCCTGAACTGGCCGCTATTGCGACACGGCAGGCCTATTGGCAATCGCTGGCCTCGGGCGATAGTGTGCTTGTGGCGGAGAATGGCCAGATTCTAGAAGTGAAGCCCGACGGCACGCGTACGTATATAAAGACTGTTGACAAGCCGAAAGTCGTTACACAGAAGCACTTCCGCATACCAAAAGCATGATCAAACGAATGCGGATGTTTGCTGGGCCCAACGGTTCAGGGAAGAGTACGGTAAAGTCAGTCATTGAGCCTATAAGTTAGAATCACTCATCTATTTTTAGAAAAGTAATTTTCAAATTGGTCAACGTGCGAATTCGATCAAATTCTTTCCTGTTGTAGGTTATCAATTCTGTACAATTGTAGGCTTCAGCGATGGAGGTATGCAGGCAGTCATTGATATTCTTAAATCCAATATGCTGGGCAATTTCAGATGCTCGCCGAAAATTAGCCAAATCGTAGCCGGTTGGATTTGTAAGTAGTAACTGACTTACTGCAGCGTTAATATCGACTAAGGGTTGTTGAAGCTTAGTCATAGCAAAGCTGGTTTCCTGAACACACAGTAACGATATACAAAACGTTCTGTCCAGAACAGCCTGTTGCACTACTTGCCGTGCCTGTTGATGTTTTGCCGGATCGTAGTTAACAAAATAATGGACAAGAACGTCTGTGTCGAAATACATCACAACTACTCAAAATCCATATCGTTAATACCATCAATTAGTTCATTGAGATCATCAATGCCAGCAGGAACCGGCACAAGCTCGGTACGTGCCCGAATCGCTTCCATTCCCTGAAACCACTGCTGAAAGTCAAAACCTGCCGATTGCGTTTCAGTCAGATGTACTGTTACGGGCCCTTTCTTGTCCACAAAAAAGCCTAACATCCGTTCAAGCAGTGAGCATTAATTTCTTTCGGATTCACGACAAACGTTGCTTCCATAGGCGTATTCAGTTAGCTACTGGCAAGATAACGGAATTTGCGGGTGTTTAGGTCACAGCCCCTCGGTAAGCATCCGGTCGGGAACCAGTTACTCTCTACTAGCTAGAATAGTAATTTTGAGGCTGGTTAACGACTGAATGCGGGAGAAGTCCTTCCGGTTATAGGTTATCAATTCTGTGCAGTTTTGCGCTTCTGCTATAGCGGTATGCAAACAGTCATTGATGTTCAAAAAGCCAAGATCAAAGGCCAAATTGGATGCTCGCCTGAACATGGACATATCATAGTTTACAGGAAAAGTTGCCAGCATAATGTCAACAGCCTCCTGAATTGATTGGTTGGTCTGTTTTAACTTAGCCATTACATAAGTCGTTTCCTGTACTGACAATAACGAGACATAAAATACACTGTCGTTCAAGGCTTGACTAACTAACCTTTGCGCCTGCTGATGTTTAGTTAGGTCGTAGGCAACGAAATAGTGAATGAGAACGTCGGTGTCAAAATAGATCACAGCGGATTGTCGTTGATGTCGTCAATAAGGTCATTAATGTCGGTATCTGGTGATAGCATTACCGGAACCTGTTCAGTTATCAAACGTAGCGCTTCCATCCGACGAAGTAAGTGTTGTTGGTCCGCAGCCGAATCACTCACCTCTTCAACTTTCACCCGAATAGTCTTTTTTTCAAAAAACTGTGTCAGTCGTTCGGCAAAGTCGCGCTTGTCTTCCTCAGACTTTACTACAAACGTCACTTCCATACGTGTTTTGTTTTATTATCAGCAAGATAACGAAATCTGTGGGTGTTTAGACCACTTACAACGAATGATGATATACTATTGCTATCGATTTCGTACTGAAAAAGAAGCCCACAATTCGTAAAATCACGAAAAGACGATGAGAACACTTGCCGTGACAGAAGCTGAATATATAGACGGTTATCGCCTGAAGGTATATTTCACGGATGGCACAACCCAACTCGTTGACGTTGGCCCATTCTTACAAAACCATTCTCACCCCCAACATAATGATCTTCTTTGCAACATTGTACTGCCTAAAATCTAAATCTATTTCCGACTCTCAATGGAGTATATTCTAAAAATTACCGTCTAAATCGCTCCTGCATGTGCCATCGGAAATGTTCTATCTTTGGGTAATGCACCTTGCCAAACGGAAGCTGTAAGGGTTTTCCGTGAAACTGCGTCAGATTATAAGGGCTCATTGGATTATCAGCAAGTAAAGGCGAAACCACTACCTGTAACTGTTCATCTACTCCTATCATACCACGATCAAAGGCAGTATGCAAGTTGGGACAGAGCGAAATCCCATTGGTGACTTTATCATCGCCTGAAATGCTGATGGGTACAATGTGACAGGCTTCTACCAACGACGATCCATCAACACCAATCACCTTCATTCCCGAAATAGCGCAGGTGAAATCATAAACTTTGGGCACAAGTTTCTTGAACAACCCTCCCCGAACAAAGCGAATCTCCTCGTCTTCTTTAATCTGTAGTTTTTCATAAACTACTTCTTTTTCATTCAGTAAATACGTTTCCATATCCTGTAAATAACTACGTCCGGCATTTTTTACCGGCCAAAATTCAGCCTTTGTATCGCTGAAATAATGATCGAGCAATGTCCGTTTCAGATCGGACCGGGCAGCGTCATTCATTAATAAGTCGAACAGGCTATTATCGAAATAGCCGTAGTCAAGCCTATCATTCAGTGTTTGAACGCTTCGAATATACTGATCGAGCTGATAACCTAGCCGGGCATTTAGAAACCAGAAACCATCGTGCTGAAGATAGAAAAAGGGCTGGGTAAAGTCATCTTTATGGGCTGTCTTGACCAGTAATGCGAAGTTTTCCTTAAACGTAGCAACCAATTCAGGAGTGATCGTTATCCGGTTATCCGAGATAATATGTTTGTCAATCAGTTCGAGCAAACTAATCAGAAAAACTGGCTTGTGCGGGGCTTTGCCATACTGTGTTCCTCCTTGCCTAAGCTTTGTAAACTTCCGCTTGTAGGCCTTTAACAAGATTTCATCAAAAGGAATCGACATAAAAAC
This window of the Spirosoma aerolatum genome carries:
- a CDS encoding ATP-binding protein; translation: MLAAQFDRQTVYLDLESLEDFNRLRDPELYLTDRQDALVIIDEVQRMPQLFPVLRSLIDRHRVPGRFVLLGSASPQLLQQSSESLAGRIAYLELQPLTSPEVQDKLSYQQHWLRGGYPDMLQAPTDRSANRRMNDFIQTYVERDLPGLGLGASPTRVRTLLSMLVSVHANQVNNSELARSLGLSVPTVQHYLDFLEQAFLIRRLPPYFVNIGKRLVKAPKLYIRDSGMFHALAAIQTTEALSGSLHLGSSWEGYIVQQVIANLAHDTQTYYYRTAEGAELDLVLVRAGQPIVGIEIKYTNAPVLSRGNYNASRDLGGIPVLVVTPSAQDFRLDEHVQVCSLATLWQHLAPYEVLGSFITD
- a CDS encoding type II toxin-antitoxin system VapC family toxin; this translates as MYFDTDVLVHYFVNYDPAKHQQARQVVQQAVLDRTFCISLLCVQETSFAMTKLQQPLVDINAAVSQLLLTNPTGYDLANFRRASEIAQHIGFKNINDCLHTSIAEAYNCTELITYNRKEFDRIRTLTNLKITFLKIDE
- a CDS encoding DUF2442 domain-containing protein, whose protein sequence is MRTLAVTEAEYIDGYRLKVYFTDGTTQLVDVGPFLQNHSHPQHNDLLCNIVLPKI
- a CDS encoding HNH endonuclease, whose translation is MSIPFDEILLKAYKRKFTKLRQGGTQYGKAPHKPVFLISLLELIDKHIISDNRITITPELVATFKENFALLVKTAHKDDFTQPFFYLQHDGFWFLNARLGYQLDQYIRSVQTLNDRLDYGYFDNSLFDLLMNDAARSDLKRTLLDHYFSDTKAEFWPVKNAGRSYLQDMETYLLNEKEVVYEKLQIKEDEEIRFVRGGLFKKLVPKVYDFTCAISGMKVIGVDGSSLVEACHIVPISISGDDKVTNGISLCPNLHTAFDRGMIGVDEQLQVVVSPLLADNPMSPYNLTQFHGKPLQLPFGKVHYPKIEHFRWHMQERFRR
- a CDS encoding DUF4136 domain-containing protein; this translates as MKRFFFLAAFALVASLTQAQTVTVNTEMRPNTDFSRYKSYAWASQVDNKLDPGLYFLNDLVLKKQIRDAVGFAMDGRGYKFMRQNPDLLVNFRVFDKPTTIKGYTNQGSDYFSASEVQSLGDEQDIQVQPGTILVNLVDNKTDQVIWSGLASGLTTSNGFDRQQGKIREAVNLIFNRFNYRADSY
- a CDS encoding type II toxin-antitoxin system VapC family toxin, coding for MIYFDTDVLIHYFVAYDLTKHQQAQRLVSQALNDSVFYVSLLSVQETTYVMAKLKQTNQSIQEAVDIMLATFPVNYDMSMFRRASNLAFDLGFLNINDCLHTAIAEAQNCTELITYNRKDFSRIQSLTSLKITILASRE